In Chryseobacterium shigense, the following proteins share a genomic window:
- a CDS encoding polyprenyl synthetase family protein — MEFLDRYQQIVAEAITKYTFKDKPEELYNPMNYIISHGGKRLRPIMVLMACDLFGGDLKQAIKPALAIEFFHNFTLIHDDIMDEAPLRRNKPTIHTLHGINVGILSGDALMLKAYKFFEDLEPEIFKACIRIFTHTGLLLCEGQQYDINFETQENVTYDDYIRMITYKTGVLSASSFEIGALIAKANFKDAKAIFNFGKHIGIAFQIMDDYLDVFGDQAQFGKKHAGDIYENKKTVLYLLAREHATEEERKELDHWYGKKTDNIDKVYGVEKIFRRTKVDEKALRLIEKHNEIGQSYLAKIDIPEEKKKPFVELANYLLRRES; from the coding sequence ATGGAATTTTTAGACAGATACCAGCAGATCGTTGCTGAAGCCATCACGAAGTACACTTTTAAAGACAAGCCTGAGGAACTTTATAATCCTATGAACTACATTATTTCCCACGGCGGAAAACGTCTTCGTCCTATTATGGTACTGATGGCATGTGACCTGTTCGGCGGAGATCTCAAACAGGCTATAAAACCTGCACTGGCGATCGAATTTTTTCATAATTTCACCCTTATTCATGATGATATTATGGATGAGGCCCCTCTGAGAAGAAACAAACCTACCATCCATACCCTTCACGGGATTAATGTCGGAATCCTTTCCGGAGATGCATTGATGCTGAAAGCTTATAAGTTTTTCGAAGATCTTGAACCTGAAATTTTCAAAGCCTGTATCAGGATATTTACCCATACGGGACTTCTCTTATGTGAAGGACAGCAGTACGACATCAATTTTGAAACCCAGGAAAATGTAACCTATGATGACTATATCAGAATGATTACTTATAAAACAGGGGTTTTAAGTGCATCTTCCTTTGAGATAGGGGCGCTTATTGCCAAAGCTAATTTTAAAGATGCCAAAGCTATTTTCAATTTCGGAAAACATATCGGTATCGCTTTCCAGATCATGGATGATTATCTTGATGTATTCGGGGATCAGGCTCAGTTTGGAAAGAAGCATGCCGGGGATATTTATGAGAATAAAAAGACCGTTCTTTACCTTTTGGCGAGAGAACATGCCACGGAAGAAGAAAGAAAAGAACTGGACCACTGGTACGGTAAAAAAACCGATAATATTGATAAAGTATACGGTGTTGAAAAGATCTTCAGAAGAACCAAAGTAGACGAAAAAGCATTGCGCCTGATTGAAAAACATAACGAAATAGGCCAAAGCTACCTGGCGAAGATCGATATTCCTGAAGAAAAGAAAAAGCCTTTCGTGGAACTGGCTAATTATTTGTTGAGAAGAGAGAGTTAA
- a CDS encoding inorganic phosphate transporter has protein sequence MEFPILLTVIIALALIFDYINGFHDAANSIATIVSTKVLTPFQAVLWAALWNFAAFFLAAYVIGEFKIGNTIAKTVNENFITLEVIFSGLVAAIAWNLLTWWFGIPSSSSHTLIGGFLGAALMHAFMMDYHAVATTQSNLSFWEIIKEAFSQVTHQSVVKFDKVIPIFLFIFLAPFIGMLISIIITLIIVHLYKRSNPHKADQSFKKLQLASSALFSLTHGLNDAQKVMGIIGAAIIFYHVDIIHDPLYMNIASGERFNYFAQHYLWVPLVSFLAIALGTMSGGWKIIKTMGTKITKVTPLEGVSAETAGAITLFITEHLSIPVSTTHTITGSIIGVGLTKRVSAVRWGITVSLLWAWILTIPISAIVAGITYLLVMFLS, from the coding sequence ATGGAATTTCCGATTTTACTTACGGTTATTATTGCTTTAGCTTTAATTTTCGATTATATCAATGGTTTTCATGATGCTGCGAATTCAATTGCAACCATTGTTTCTACTAAAGTTCTAACCCCTTTTCAGGCCGTACTTTGGGCAGCACTCTGGAACTTTGCCGCTTTTTTCCTGGCCGCGTACGTTATTGGAGAATTTAAAATTGGTAATACAATTGCCAAAACAGTTAATGAGAATTTTATCACGCTGGAAGTTATATTTTCAGGTTTGGTTGCGGCCATCGCCTGGAATCTTTTAACCTGGTGGTTTGGTATTCCTTCCTCATCTTCACATACGCTGATCGGAGGATTTTTAGGAGCTGCTTTAATGCATGCTTTTATGATGGATTATCATGCAGTGGCAACAACACAGTCAAATTTAAGTTTTTGGGAGATAATTAAAGAGGCTTTCAGTCAGGTTACCCATCAGAGTGTGGTGAAATTTGATAAAGTAATCCCTATTTTCTTGTTTATTTTCCTGGCTCCTTTTATCGGGATGCTGATCTCGATAATCATTACACTTATCATTGTTCACCTTTATAAAAGATCAAATCCGCACAAAGCAGACCAGTCATTCAAGAAATTACAGTTGGCATCATCAGCATTGTTTAGTTTGACGCATGGGTTAAATGATGCTCAGAAAGTAATGGGTATTATAGGAGCTGCAATCATTTTCTACCACGTAGATATTATTCATGATCCTTTATATATGAATATTGCATCAGGAGAACGCTTTAATTATTTTGCACAGCATTATTTATGGGTTCCGCTGGTATCATTCTTAGCTATTGCTTTAGGTACTATGAGCGGAGGATGGAAGATCATCAAAACAATGGGTACAAAAATTACCAAGGTAACCCCATTAGAAGGGGTGAGTGCAGAAACTGCCGGAGCCATTACGTTATTCATTACAGAACATCTTTCAATTCCTGTATCTACAACCCACACAATTACCGGTTCCATTATCGGGGTGGGATTAACGAAAAGAGTATCTGCTGTAAGGTGGGGAATCACCGTAAGCCTTCTTTGGGCATGGATATTAACGATCCCTATTTCAGCTATTGTTGCAGGAATTACTTATCTTCTGGTAATGTTTCTGTCTTAA
- a CDS encoding DUF47 domain-containing protein has translation MGIGNIFHAFQPKDKIFFVLFEKVTENLVAMSEDFNSGIKDFDLNDDTMLKRMSDYEHKNDELTHEIFVELGKNFITPFDREDIHTLATGLDDIADYIYASTKYIFLYKSPEMKAYSDFSLLIHKACLEIQNAMKNLKGFKNMDQVKEACIKVNSIENIADDLLSNSMVDLFETNDAINIIKVSSVLNYLEIVTDKAEDVANTIENIMIKYA, from the coding sequence ATGGGAATTGGTAATATTTTCCACGCTTTTCAACCGAAAGATAAAATCTTCTTCGTACTTTTTGAAAAAGTAACTGAAAACCTAGTTGCAATGTCTGAAGACTTTAACAGTGGTATCAAAGATTTCGATCTTAATGACGATACCATGTTAAAAAGAATGAGCGACTATGAGCATAAAAATGATGAGCTTACTCATGAGATCTTCGTTGAATTAGGAAAAAACTTCATTACACCTTTTGACCGTGAAGATATCCACACCCTGGCTACCGGTCTTGATGATATCGCTGATTACATCTACGCTTCCACAAAATACATCTTCCTATACAAATCGCCTGAAATGAAGGCCTATTCAGATTTTTCACTGCTGATCCACAAAGCATGTCTTGAGATCCAGAATGCCATGAAGAACCTTAAAGGTTTCAAGAATATGGACCAGGTAAAAGAAGCTTGTATCAAAGTAAACTCTATTGAGAATATTGCAGACGACCTGCTTTCCAATTCAATGGTGGATCTGTTCGAAACTAATGATGCAATCAACATTATCAAGGTTTCATCTGTACTTAATTATCTTGAAATAGTAACTGACAAGGCAGAAGATGTTGCCAACACGATTGAGAACATCATGATTAAATACGCTTAA
- a CDS encoding DEAD/DEAH box helicase produces the protein MNLFTETNLSPDILKAIGELGYESPTEIQKQTIPFILSDIRDLIALAQTGTGKTAAFSLPILDMIDDTSRKIQLLVLCPTRELCLQISKDIKNYSKYMKDIKTTAVYGGSSIMDQIRSLKEKPQIIVGTPGRVIDLINRKALDFSAIHWLVLDEADEMLSMGFKDELETILSETPDTKQTFLFSATMNKEVERISKNYLTNPHRISVGSINEVKKNIKHEYYVVGYRQKKEALKRLIDANPNQYSIIFCRTRMETQEVADFLMQNGYAADALHGDLSQAQRDTVMKKFRLKNIDILVATDVAARGLDVNSLTHVIHFSLPDDPEVFVHRSGRTGRAGKDGISMALIKPEESRKLKQIKSATKIEINEMFIPTGDDIIKAQVGGVFEKLFTEHEEDIFEFDDSLIPDLNNFTKEELVHKLLQFQLKDLALYYKDKHDLAEQKLSSRDDDYSRRDRGRDRDRDRGRDRDRDSRGSRDGRDRGGKPRKRDENMVRFFFNLGKKDQLKKLDVLDIINKATAGGKSKKRAEIGDIEILEKFSFFEVEKSFKDNVMSNIPSMKFKGKEMRAEVAN, from the coding sequence ATGAATTTATTTACGGAGACCAATTTAAGTCCTGATATTCTTAAGGCAATTGGCGAATTGGGCTATGAAAGCCCGACAGAAATCCAAAAACAGACTATCCCTTTCATTCTTTCAGATATTCGCGATTTGATCGCACTTGCGCAGACAGGGACAGGCAAGACAGCAGCGTTTTCGCTTCCGATTTTGGATATGATTGACGATACGAGTCGCAAAATCCAACTATTGGTGCTTTGTCCGACACGGGAATTATGTCTTCAGATTTCTAAAGACATAAAAAACTATTCCAAGTACATGAAAGACATCAAAACCACAGCGGTTTACGGTGGAAGCAGTATTATGGATCAGATTCGTTCTCTAAAGGAGAAACCACAGATTATTGTAGGTACTCCCGGAAGAGTAATCGACCTTATCAACAGAAAAGCACTTGATTTTTCTGCTATTCATTGGCTGGTTTTAGACGAGGCTGATGAAATGCTTTCTATGGGTTTCAAAGATGAGTTGGAAACAATTCTGAGTGAAACACCGGACACGAAGCAGACTTTCTTATTCTCGGCTACGATGAATAAAGAAGTGGAGAGAATTTCTAAAAATTATCTTACCAACCCGCACCGTATTTCTGTAGGTTCCATTAACGAAGTTAAGAAGAACATTAAGCATGAATACTATGTAGTAGGGTACCGCCAGAAAAAAGAAGCCCTTAAAAGACTTATTGATGCGAATCCTAACCAGTATTCCATCATTTTCTGCAGAACGAGAATGGAAACTCAGGAAGTTGCTGATTTCCTTATGCAGAATGGTTATGCAGCAGATGCGCTTCACGGAGATCTTTCCCAGGCGCAGAGGGATACGGTAATGAAGAAATTCAGACTTAAGAACATTGATATCCTTGTAGCTACAGACGTTGCCGCAAGAGGGTTGGATGTAAACTCTTTAACGCACGTGATCCATTTCTCTTTACCAGATGATCCCGAAGTATTCGTTCACAGAAGCGGAAGAACCGGTAGAGCAGGAAAAGACGGTATCTCAATGGCGTTAATCAAGCCTGAAGAAAGCAGAAAGCTTAAACAGATCAAATCTGCAACGAAAATTGAGATCAATGAGATGTTTATTCCTACAGGTGATGATATTATCAAAGCTCAGGTTGGCGGTGTTTTTGAAAAGCTGTTTACAGAGCACGAAGAAGATATATTTGAATTTGATGACAGTCTGATCCCGGATCTCAACAACTTTACTAAAGAAGAACTTGTACACAAGCTATTACAGTTCCAGTTGAAAGATCTTGCCCTGTACTACAAAGATAAACATGATCTTGCTGAACAGAAACTGAGCAGCAGAGATGATGATTATTCAAGAAGAGACAGAGGACGTGATAGAGACCGTGACAGAGGCAGAGACAGAGACCGTGACAGCAGAGGAAGCAGAGATGGAAGAGACCGTGGCGGAAAACCTAGAAAAAGAGATGAAAACATGGTAAGATTCTTCTTTAATCTGGGTAAAAAAGATCAGTTGAAAAAACTGGATGTTTTAGATATCATCAATAAAGCTACAGCAGGAGGAAAAAGCAAGAAGAGAGCAGAAATCGGTGATATTGAAATCTTAGAGAAATTCTCTTTCTTTGAGGTGGAAAAATCATTCAAAGACAATGTGATGAGCAATATTCCTTCAATGAAATTCAAAGGAAAAGAAATGAGAGCTGAAGTAGCAAACTAA
- a CDS encoding DUF2461 domain-containing protein: MSVTISPKTFDFLKVLTQNNNREWFTENKSFYTESQENVISFLDNLIKEMAGFDEELGKLDGKKALFRIYRDTRFSKDKIPYKTNFGASLGMGKGSQKGGYYLHMEPGKSFLAGGIYMPESSVLKQVRKEISLYGEDFLKILNNKDFKKHFPELDQDDKLVKIPQGFEKEDPMAEYLKLKNFIVVYNLKDEEVLDKNAIKNITKIFKLMKPFNDFLNTPFQENI; this comes from the coding sequence ATGTCAGTCACTATTTCTCCTAAAACATTCGATTTCCTGAAAGTCTTAACTCAAAATAACAACCGTGAATGGTTTACAGAAAACAAGAGCTTTTATACGGAATCCCAGGAAAATGTCATCTCTTTTCTCGATAACCTGATCAAAGAAATGGCTGGATTTGATGAAGAATTAGGTAAACTTGACGGCAAAAAAGCATTATTCAGAATTTATAGGGACACCCGGTTTTCAAAGGATAAAATACCGTATAAAACCAATTTTGGAGCTTCATTGGGAATGGGCAAAGGAAGCCAGAAAGGTGGCTATTATCTTCACATGGAACCTGGAAAATCTTTTCTCGCTGGTGGAATCTACATGCCCGAATCCTCTGTTCTGAAACAGGTGAGAAAAGAAATTTCGCTGTATGGAGAGGATTTTCTTAAAATTTTAAATAACAAGGACTTCAAAAAGCATTTTCCGGAGCTTGATCAGGATGATAAACTGGTGAAAATACCACAGGGCTTTGAAAAAGAAGATCCAATGGCTGAATACCTGAAACTGAAAAACTTTATTGTTGTTTACAACCTGAAAGACGAAGAAGTTCTGGATAAAAATGCCATAAAAAACATCACCAAGATCTTTAAACTGATGAAACCTTTCAATGATTTCCTGAATACACCTTTTCAGGAAAATATTTAA
- a CDS encoding diphosphomevalonate/mevalonate 3,5-bisphosphate decarboxylase family protein, with product MTTQEFLGKQNFTIHNQTVSESCPSNIALIKYWGKYDNQIPANPSISYTLNHCKTNTSMEFLANEPFSVQTFLAGNEEVKFAEKIEKYFKNIEQYLPWILKGKYIIKTENTFPHSSGIASSASGFGAIAKCLMKLDAGFSGDPSEEESSRKASFLARLGSGSACRSLYNGLVVWGISDEVEGSSDLFAVKYPVAEIHDVFKNFNDWVLLIHEGQKSVSSTVGHGLMNTNPYAERRFQEARENFVPMKEILKSGNMEEFIRLVEHEALTLHAMMMMSDPAFILMKTGTLEVINKIWDFRRETGLALFFTLDAGANVHLLFPNDGSEEKIKTFIETELLQHTQKNGVVKDVMKF from the coding sequence ATGACAACACAAGAATTTCTGGGAAAACAAAATTTTACCATACACAATCAGACAGTTTCGGAAAGCTGTCCGTCCAATATCGCCCTGATCAAATACTGGGGTAAATACGACAACCAGATTCCTGCAAACCCAAGCATCAGCTATACTTTAAATCATTGTAAGACCAATACTTCGATGGAATTCCTGGCCAATGAGCCGTTTTCTGTACAAACCTTCCTGGCTGGAAATGAAGAAGTAAAATTTGCTGAAAAAATAGAAAAATATTTTAAAAATATCGAACAGTATCTTCCGTGGATATTGAAAGGAAAGTATATCATCAAAACAGAAAATACCTTCCCCCACAGTTCCGGGATTGCAAGCTCTGCTTCAGGGTTTGGTGCTATTGCCAAATGCCTGATGAAACTGGATGCCGGTTTTTCAGGAGACCCGTCTGAAGAAGAATCATCAAGGAAAGCATCTTTTCTGGCGAGACTGGGAAGCGGGAGTGCCTGCAGAAGCTTATACAACGGATTGGTAGTCTGGGGAATATCAGATGAGGTAGAAGGAAGTTCAGATTTGTTTGCTGTAAAATATCCTGTTGCTGAAATTCATGATGTATTTAAAAATTTCAATGACTGGGTTCTGCTGATCCATGAAGGGCAGAAAAGTGTGTCTTCAACCGTAGGACATGGTCTTATGAACACGAATCCATATGCAGAAAGAAGGTTTCAGGAGGCCAGAGAAAACTTTGTTCCCATGAAGGAAATTCTTAAAAGCGGAAATATGGAAGAATTTATCAGACTGGTAGAACACGAAGCCCTTACTCTTCACGCCATGATGATGATGAGCGATCCAGCTTTTATCCTGATGAAAACCGGAACTCTGGAAGTAATCAATAAAATCTGGGATTTCAGACGGGAAACCGGTCTTGCGTTATTTTTTACATTAGATGCAGGAGCAAATGTTCACCTTTTATTCCCGAATGACGGATCTGAAGAAAAAATCAAGACATTCATCGAAACTGAATTGCTGCAACACACCCAGAAAAATGGAGTAGTAAAAGATGTAATGAAGTTCTAA
- a CDS encoding AMP-dependent synthetase/ligase, whose amino-acid sequence MNLAAAIILKNVEKHPVKSAIGFKKKEAWKELSWKKFGEIVFKTANALKNAGVQENDKVAIYADNSSEWMIFDLASMAVGAVTVPVYSTNNAEQAEYIINDSSAKVVLVGNQEQYDACLSVLHKEENQLETIIVSKKAVWIKKEFNSFYLEDFIAKSSPKLEICKKEYDDTATLIYTSGTTGTPKGVMLTHGNFIKAFDSHFEFFKFKNFEEELSLAFLPLTHVFERSWSLLCLYGGARVYFLEDPKNIAKALEEVKPTMICAVPRFFQKVYAGVLEKAEEGSSFKKKIFDWALATGWQTAELRRNEKSVPFGLKLKQSVAETLVFSKIKERMGGRLWFLPCGGASLSPEVTKFFDSVGIHITVGYGLTETTATLTLFPLTHFEHGTSGKPLPGVEIRIGEGDEIQAKGNGIMKGYYNRPEETQKVFTEDGWFKTGDAGKFDDKGNLIITDRIKDLMKTSNGKYIAPQQIENLLTNNNFIQQIMLVAEGRQFVSALIVPNFEFLQDFMKKNNIPFTNWEAAVENEKIINLYKEKIKELQVHLADYEKVKKFTLMPVEFDINTGEITPTLKVKRNVVLKKYADIIEKMY is encoded by the coding sequence ATGAATCTTGCAGCAGCAATTATCCTTAAAAATGTAGAAAAGCATCCTGTAAAATCAGCGATAGGTTTTAAAAAGAAAGAAGCATGGAAAGAGCTGAGCTGGAAAAAATTCGGTGAGATCGTTTTTAAAACAGCTAATGCACTGAAAAATGCAGGTGTTCAGGAAAATGATAAAGTGGCCATTTATGCAGATAATTCCTCTGAATGGATGATCTTCGACCTGGCTTCAATGGCTGTAGGCGCTGTTACTGTCCCTGTTTATTCAACCAATAATGCGGAGCAGGCAGAATATATCATCAATGATTCTTCAGCAAAAGTTGTGCTTGTGGGCAATCAGGAGCAATATGATGCGTGTCTGAGTGTTTTACACAAGGAGGAAAACCAGTTGGAGACCATTATCGTTTCCAAAAAAGCCGTTTGGATCAAAAAAGAATTTAACAGCTTTTACCTTGAAGACTTTATTGCAAAATCCTCTCCCAAGCTGGAGATCTGTAAAAAAGAATATGACGATACAGCTACCCTGATCTATACTTCCGGAACTACAGGAACACCCAAAGGCGTAATGCTTACCCACGGAAATTTTATTAAGGCTTTTGACTCCCATTTTGAGTTTTTTAAGTTTAAAAATTTTGAAGAAGAACTTTCACTGGCATTTCTTCCGCTTACCCACGTTTTTGAAAGAAGCTGGAGCCTGCTTTGCTTATACGGAGGTGCAAGGGTGTATTTCCTGGAAGATCCTAAAAATATAGCCAAAGCTCTGGAAGAGGTAAAGCCTACCATGATTTGTGCAGTACCGAGATTTTTCCAGAAAGTATATGCCGGAGTTTTGGAAAAAGCAGAAGAAGGTTCATCATTCAAGAAAAAGATATTTGACTGGGCACTGGCAACAGGATGGCAGACCGCTGAACTGAGAAGAAATGAAAAATCGGTTCCTTTTGGATTAAAACTGAAACAATCTGTTGCAGAAACATTGGTTTTCAGTAAAATTAAAGAAAGAATGGGCGGAAGACTATGGTTCTTACCTTGTGGTGGAGCATCCCTGTCGCCGGAAGTCACAAAATTCTTTGACTCGGTGGGAATTCATATCACAGTAGGATATGGACTGACTGAAACCACAGCAACCCTTACCCTTTTCCCATTAACGCACTTTGAGCATGGAACCAGCGGTAAACCTTTACCGGGAGTGGAAATCCGTATCGGTGAAGGAGATGAGATCCAGGCTAAAGGAAACGGGATTATGAAAGGTTATTACAACAGGCCGGAGGAAACACAGAAAGTTTTTACAGAAGACGGATGGTTCAAAACCGGGGATGCCGGAAAATTTGATGATAAAGGAAACCTGATTATCACAGACCGTATCAAAGATCTGATGAAAACATCCAACGGAAAATATATAGCACCACAGCAAATTGAAAATCTTCTGACCAATAATAATTTTATCCAGCAGATTATGCTTGTGGCGGAGGGAAGACAGTTTGTTTCAGCTCTTATTGTTCCTAATTTTGAGTTTCTTCAGGACTTTATGAAGAAAAACAATATTCCGTTTACCAATTGGGAAGCAGCAGTTGAAAACGAAAAGATTATTAACTTATACAAAGAAAAGATTAAAGAACTACAGGTTCACCTGGCAGATTATGAAAAAGTGAAAAAGTTTACATTGATGCCAGTCGAATTCGATATCAATACCGGAGAAATTACACCAACTTTGAAGGTGAAAAGAAATGTAGTTCTTAAAAAATATGCAGACATTATTGAAAAAATGTATTAA
- a CDS encoding NAD-dependent epimerase/dehydratase family protein codes for MIFVTGATGILGRVIVLELLKKGKNVRASKRPGSNLNDVRHSYGFYTETPDDFFNKIEWVDVDFDDLDSLQNALKGIDEVYHCAAKVSFHPHDEKELYHTNIKGTENLLFACEGSGVKKFLHVSTIAVLDIFNEKGELDENSEFNSKEEHSAYAVSKHLAEMEVWRASAEGLNTIIVNPGMIIGSGNWGQSSGDIFPTFEKNSFTFSGGTSYVDVRDVAEISIELMEKNAFGERFILISENKRYAELGKQIRSKLGLKEAKILTKFQLNLGRLANILFGWLIPKLRIITKSNIESISALNTISNQKIKEKLDYQFIPVKDSIDFHLNHYINDKKLNS; via the coding sequence ATGATTTTTGTAACAGGTGCGACCGGAATTCTGGGAAGGGTAATCGTTTTGGAACTTCTTAAAAAAGGGAAAAACGTGCGTGCTTCCAAAAGACCGGGCAGCAATTTAAACGATGTAAGACATTCTTACGGCTTCTATACAGAGACTCCTGATGATTTTTTTAATAAAATCGAATGGGTGGATGTAGATTTTGATGACCTTGATTCTCTGCAGAATGCATTAAAGGGTATAGATGAGGTTTATCACTGTGCCGCAAAAGTAAGCTTTCATCCTCATGATGAAAAAGAACTGTACCATACCAATATAAAAGGTACAGAAAACCTGTTATTTGCCTGTGAAGGCTCGGGAGTGAAAAAATTTCTTCATGTAAGTACCATTGCCGTTCTGGATATTTTTAATGAAAAAGGTGAGCTGGACGAGAACTCGGAATTTAACTCCAAAGAAGAACATTCCGCCTATGCTGTTTCCAAACACCTTGCTGAAATGGAAGTCTGGAGAGCTTCTGCCGAAGGTTTAAATACAATAATTGTAAATCCCGGAATGATTATCGGAAGCGGGAACTGGGGGCAGAGCAGCGGAGATATTTTTCCCACTTTTGAAAAAAACAGCTTTACATTTTCCGGTGGAACAAGTTATGTAGACGTGAGAGATGTTGCTGAAATTTCTATTGAACTGATGGAAAAAAATGCTTTTGGAGAACGTTTTATCCTTATTTCCGAAAATAAAAGATATGCGGAACTTGGAAAACAGATCAGATCAAAACTTGGTCTGAAAGAGGCAAAAATCCTTACAAAATTTCAACTGAATTTGGGAAGACTGGCCAATATCCTTTTCGGCTGGCTGATTCCGAAGCTGAGAATCATTACCAAATCAAATATTGAATCTATATCGGCACTTAACACCATTTCCAATCAAAAAATTAAAGAAAAGCTTGATTATCAGTTTATTCCTGTGAAAGACAGTATTGATTTTCATCTTAACCATTATATTAACGACAAAAAGCTGAATTCATGA
- a CDS encoding MvdD family ATP-grasp ribosomal peptide maturase, whose translation MNKILIITYTQDNFSIEKVTEYIEKNGCEVIRFDVDLYPIQNKLSTIYQDGEWISTLETKDTKYRVDDIAAVWYRRAYNIGNGVKEEMDKKFYGAAMGEIRNTLFGFIESVDAYALGKPGVYRRLDSKEEQLKLAVKLGLKIPETCITNNPEEARQFILKHQNVVAKMQTGFAIYEDGVESVVFTNVVSEDKLEELDTLVYCPMQFQKKIEKKKELRVTVVGQDVYAFEIDSQQSEDAKVDWRKDGVNLLSKWVRTELPADIEAKLLELLDIYNVDYGAIDIIVSPEDEYYFIEINAAGEFFWLDNLTEGNLISKSIADVLCDKAPRRNNMVMA comes from the coding sequence ATGAATAAAATATTAATTATTACCTATACCCAGGATAATTTCTCAATCGAAAAAGTAACGGAATACATTGAAAAGAATGGCTGCGAAGTCATCCGTTTTGATGTGGATCTGTATCCTATACAAAATAAACTGTCAACCATTTATCAGGATGGAGAATGGATAAGTACTCTTGAAACCAAAGACACGAAATACCGTGTAGACGATATTGCCGCAGTTTGGTACCGAAGAGCTTACAACATCGGAAATGGAGTAAAAGAAGAGATGGATAAAAAATTCTATGGAGCCGCAATGGGCGAGATCCGGAATACACTTTTCGGGTTTATAGAATCTGTAGATGCTTATGCATTAGGGAAGCCGGGAGTTTACAGAAGGCTGGACAGTAAGGAAGAACAGCTTAAACTTGCCGTTAAATTAGGCCTTAAAATTCCCGAAACCTGCATAACAAATAATCCCGAAGAAGCAAGACAGTTTATCCTTAAACATCAAAATGTAGTCGCTAAAATGCAAACCGGCTTTGCCATTTATGAAGACGGGGTGGAAAGCGTGGTTTTCACCAATGTCGTGAGCGAAGATAAGTTGGAAGAACTGGATACACTGGTATATTGCCCGATGCAGTTCCAAAAGAAGATTGAAAAGAAAAAAGAGCTTAGGGTTACTGTTGTAGGACAGGATGTTTACGCCTTCGAAATAGATTCCCAGCAATCTGAGGATGCCAAAGTAGACTGGAGAAAAGACGGAGTCAATCTACTCTCTAAATGGGTCAGAACTGAACTTCCTGCTGATATTGAAGCAAAACTTCTGGAACTTTTAGATATTTATAATGTAGATTATGGTGCAATAGATATTATTGTTTCCCCTGAAGACGAATATTATTTCATAGAGATCAATGCTGCAGGAGAATTTTTCTGGCTGGATAACCTGACGGAAGGAAACCTAATCTCCAAAAGCATCGCGGATGTTCTCTGCGATAAAGCTCCAAGAAGAAATAATATGGTTATGGCTTAA